A window of Methanocaldococcus vulcanius M7 genomic DNA:
GTTTTAAAAGATTTTCATTTCCTATTAAGACCAATTTTCTTTTTGGACGAGTTATTGCAACATTTAATCTTCTCAAATCTTTTAAAAATCCAAACTTCTCTGTTCTAACGAATGAAATAACTATTGTCTCATTTTCCCTACCCTGAAAACCATCTACTGTATTAACTTCCACATCTATGTTGTTTTCTTCAAACATGCTTCTTAGATACCTTACTTGGGCGTCGTAAGGGGTTATAACGCTTATTGGAATTCTATATTTCAAAAGTTTTTTAACAATATCAAAAACCTGTTCTGCTTCTTCTATGTTGTAGTAAGAGTAGGATTCTTTATCTCGTCGCTCTTTTCCTTCTACATTAATAAATTGGACAGGAATCTTATTTACGATGCTTTTATCTGTTTCTTCTATCTCCTCTTCTTTAACCAAGTCCAACAATGTTATGTTTTTTACACTTTCATCTGCTTTTAGTTTGTTGTCATAGAACATTCTATTTGGAAATTCCATTATTTTTTCGTTCATTCTATATTGAATTTCTAATATTGACGAAAAATCTGGATATTTTTTAATTAAACGTTCGAATAGGGTCTTTTTTAATTCTTTATTTTCACTTAAAACTGTTGGGGGTAGTTGTTTATGGTCTCCTGCCATTATTAGCTTATTTCCTTTAACTATTGGGATTAAGCAAGATGGTTCCATTGCTTGGCTTCCTTCATCTATAACAACCACATCAAATTCCCAATCTTTTAACACATCAGAACCGGCCATTGAGTTCGTTGACACAACAACATCCGCTTCTGAGAGTATCTCATTTATAATTTTTTCAGTTAGATCATCTAAATTTCTGATTATTTTCTGTATTTTCTTATTTTTTGTAATCCATTCTGCCATACTTATGATTTTTTCTTTTGGAATTCCTCGATATGATTTTTTCTTTTTCGATATTTTTAAAATCTGCTCATCGCTCATTCCTCTCCTCCATCTTGGAGATGGTTTTAAAAATTTATCTCTTTCTTCTTTAATCTGTTTAATTCTCTCTTTTAGAGATAAAACCTCTTGATATTTTTCATGATTTTCAATTAAATAAGGAAGAGAGTGTTCAATTAAGTCCTTCGAGATTCTTGTTGGATGTCCAACCCTAACGACTTTTAAATCAGGATATTTCTTAACTAAATACTCTAAAATGTTATCAGCTGCGGTATTCGAATCAGCGGTTGCTAAAACTTTATGTTTATTGAAATTAACCTCTTGAACTATTACTTCTGTCAAAGTTCTTGTTTTTCCAGTGCCTGGGGGACCATGAATCAAGTATAAATCTTTACTTAACACTGCTCTTTTTACTGCCAATTTTTGGGAATCATTGAGTTTATCGTCATAAAACTTTATTTTAATATCTTCTCTTAACGGTTTTTCTGGACGTTCAAGTCCTAAAATTATATATATAAGCTTATTTTTTCTTTTTGCGAACTCTCTTAATGCTTCTTTCATTCTTTTAAATGTTATGTCATTGACATAGAGATCAATTCTAACTCTATCTTTGTAGACCCATTTTGGAACATCTTCATCAAAAGCCACATCTATGAAGTTTTTTCCTACTGAGATTACATTTGCATAGAGATCACTTTTTAGAGGATCTTCTCTACTTATTAAAACAACATCTCCAGGGGATATTTCAGTTTTAAATGGCTTTTTTCTACCAAATCTCACCAATGTGCAACCTAAACTTTCTCCCAAAAACTTTCCTTTTAAATTTAAAATTGCTCTTCCTACGTTTTCTCTCTTCTTTCCTAATCGAATAATCTCATTTTTATGGAAGTCCATTTCACATCTTCTTTCAATCTCGATAAGATCTTTGAATTTTTTAACATAAAGATCTATAATGTTCACTATATCACCTTAATTTTGATATTATCCGCTCAATATTGTTTTAAAATATTTAAAATGTCAAATTACAACTATAATGAAATAACTTATATCTAATTCAAATTCTCTCAGCGACAATAATGTTATCTTTATTTCTCAAAATCCTAACCTTGATGACTTTCCCTATTAATTTTCTTTCATTTTGGCAATTAATTATCTGAATAACCCTATTTTTTGCAACTCCCAAAACTTCTCCCTTAACCCTTCCATCTAACTCAACTTTTGCTTTCACAATCTCTCCAACTTTAAAAGGGTAGGGTAATCTTTTCCTTTTATGTGTTCCGAAGTCCTTTGGAGAGGTTATCAACCTAACGTCAATTCCTTTTTTTGCATACTCTAATTCATAGCTTCTTAATAAATTATAAAATCTTTCAAAATCCCAAATTTTCATCTTTTTAGGTCTTCTTCCAAATTGGTAAACTCTGCATAATTGACAACCTAAAATAGGGTCTTTTTTCCCTGTTAGTGGATTTAGTATATTTTGAGGATTTTTCTGCTCCAAATCAATAGCAAAATCAATAACTTTTTTAAATTCATTATCGTTCACGTTTGGTAGTAGAAGAGGGGCTACAAGTAGATGAATCTTAGAGTTTTTTATATATTCTGCTAAATCTAAGATCTTTTCAACATTATAATCTTTCCTACCAGAAAGCATTTTAGCCATTTTTTCATCTAATGCGTTAATTGATAGATTTATTCTATGTAATCCTACTTCTTCTAACTCATCTATTAGTTTATAGCTCAAAACTGTTCCGTTAGTTTGCATAGAAACGATACCATTGCCTTTTTTGTTTATATCTACCAAGTTTTGCACCAAATCAACTAATGGATAATAAAGGGAGGGCTCTCCTTGCCCGTCTAAGTGGGCTTCTAAGTATTTATTTTCTTTAAATTCAGATAGTTTTTTATACTCACTAATTAGGTAATCGAGATCTACATAATAATCGTTTTTTCTTGTTTTTGAAAACTCTCCTTCGTCCACAGAGCAGAATATGCAGTTTAAATTACATCCGCAGTGCCCTCTAACTTGTATGATGTTTCTTCCTCTTTCAATCAAACCAAAGGCAGTGTGTCCAATCAAAGGAATCGGTTCATTTATATATATAGTCCTCCTTTTGGTTATCTTATTTTTTAAATTGTTTGCAATAGTATAGGAGATCAGATTTAATATACCTATTTTTATATTCTCTGCTCTTCTTGGGTGGGTATTAATTTTTATTATTGGAGGAGATACCTCAACTTCTTGATAAGGAATTTCTAAAACAACTTCATAGTTTTTATTTATCTCTAACAATAGTTTGTTATTTTTGCATTTAACATCCGTTATCATTCTGTATTTTGAAAGATCTAACGTTATCATAGTCCCCCTGTTTCAAAAATACTAATTCATAATGAAGCTAAAAAATTAAATAAAATAACGAAATAACGTAAAAACCTCTACTTAACGTAGATAATTAAAGGATAAATTCTTAAAAATGAACTAAATTAAGATAAAATAAAATTATGGCAAAAATAGAGAAATTAATTTATTGAATCAAAAAAGAACTTTTCTCTCAATATTTGGTGCGGGGGACGGGATTTGAACCCGCGAACCCCTACGGGACCAGACCCTCAATCTGGCGCCTTTGACCTGGCTTGGCGACCCCCGCAATCAAAGACAGATTTTATTTATAAACATCCCTATATAAAACTTACGCCGAAAAGTATATATATGTGTTTCTGTTTATTAAGGTATTGCATGCCGAGGTGGCTTAGCGGGTTATAGCGCCCGGCTCATACGGACATCCCAGCTGCAAAGCTGGGTCCTGGGAAACCGGGAGGTCGAGGGTTCGAATCCCTCCCTCGGCACTATTTATACTATTTTATCAAGATATTAACTTCCCTTGTTTATTGAAATATACAAATTAGAATCGCTTTTGATGATCTAACTTTTTAACAAGTAAGCATGATCTTTTTTCTGTTCAATTATCTTATACTAATGTTATAGGGTGGAGAGGTAATAATAACATCAATTGATTTATCTTTTAATTGTTTCATCCCTTCTAAGCAATCCATACAGTAGATTTTGTTTATCTCCATCTTTATTCCTTATTTTTATTGAGTTTCTGTTATTTTCGTCATTCAACCATTTTACATTCAAAAATCTTTACATCTTCTTTATTTAGTTCTTTTAAAAGTTCCTTCTCTTTTTCTTCATTAACTAAGATTATTACACAGCCCCCTCCACCAGCCCCTGTTAATTTTGCCCCAAAACCTAATCTATTACCAATATCTACAATCCTATCAAGTTTTGGTGTTGAGATATTTAGCTTTTTTAACAAATTATGGTTTTTAGCCATCAATTTCCCAAAATCTTCTTTATTATTAGTTTTTAATGCCTCATTAATAACTTTATCTATTTCCTTAAATATCTCATCTTTATTCTCGATCTTGGCAACTTCATTAACTAATTCAGCAGTTTTTTTCTTTCTTTTTTCAGCATAAACAATTAAAAACTTGCAGTTTTTTAAAAAGTCCTCAAACTCTCCTTTAATTTTTTTGAACTTGTTGTTTTTTATTTCTAAAATACCTTTATAGGTTATTGTTGATGTATCAGTAATGCTTGCCTTACCTTGAATTTCTTTCTCAACTAAATATCCAATGTTAGCAATATTTTCATTATCTAACTCTTTTTCATAGAATTTGCTAATTGCTTTTATAGTTCCGATTGTTATTGAGGCAGAACTTCCCAAACCACAACTTACTGGAATTTTTGAGGAAATATTTAATTCGAATCCAAAATTTGGATTAATTTTACAGTAATTTAGTGTATTTTTGATTGCACAGAGGCAGTATTTGAAGTCGTCAAATTTGTTATATGTTGAAGGGTTAAGATTGTAAATACTGTCCAAATCAAAGTTTTGAGCTTTGTTTAAATCTAAAAGGTTTAATCTTACCATGTTTCCTTCTTTTTTTACGATCTCTACTGTTGACATTAAGTTAATTGCAATAGATACTGCTCTATATCCATAAACTACTGCATGTTCCCCAAATAAGATTACTTTTGAAGGAGTTTTTATGATCATAGTAAAAACCTCAGTAAATTACTCAATAAATTCTTTTATTCTTTCTAAACCTTCTTTAATATTTTCGTAGGAGTTTGCATAACTAATTCTTACGTGGTTTTTTCCATTACTTCCGAATCCAATACCTGGGGCTAATGCAACATGTTTTTCTTTTAGGAGTTTGTAGGTAAATTCTTTTCCGTCCTCTCCAATATTTGGAAATACATAGTAAGCTCCGATAGGGTTGTTAACTTTCCATCCAAAATTTTTAACATATTTTAGAACTAATTTCCTTCTTCTATTAAATTCATTTAACATTTTTTTAACTATTTTTTCTGTTTCTTCTTCGAATGCTTTTAGAGCAGAATACTGCGAGATTGTTGGGGCAGATATAAACAAATTTTGTTGTAATTTTAATATTGCATTCATAATTTCGTTGTTTGAAATAACATATCCAAGTCGCCATCCAGTCATTGCGTAAAGTTTTGAGAAACCATTTATTAATATTGTTTTTTCCATGTTTTCATCAAACTCTACTGCTGAATAATTTTTTCCGTCGTAAACTAAGCCATTGTAGATTTCATCTGATATGATGTAAGGTATGTTATCATATGCAAACTCGTATATTTCTTTTTTTACTGTTTCTCCGAGAGGATTAGATGGAGAATTTATAATTATTGCCTTTGTTTTTTTAGATATGGCATTTTCTAAACTCTCAATGGTAAAATCACAAAAAACTGGCTTAGCTCCCAAGAATCTGATAAAGTTTTTGTAGCATGGATAGCATGGATTTTGAATTAGAACCTCATCTCCATCGTCTATTATTGATGATAGAGCGAAGAATAACCCTAATGAACTACCTCCTGTAATAATAACATTATCTGGATTTAAATCTGCTCCATATTTTTTGAGATATAATTCACAGATTTTCTTCCTAAGTTCTATTATCCCCCTGCTATCTGTGTAGTGAGTTTTTCCATCTTTTAATGAATTTATTCCTTCTTCGATTATTGGTTTTGGGGTGTTAAAGTCCGGTTCTCCAATTTCCAAGTGGATTACATGTTTTCCTTCACTTTCTAACTTCTGTGCTATTGTCAAAATATCCATCACTTCAAAGGAATCAAAATTTAACATTCGTTTTGATAGCATATACTTCACCGATCTGATTTTAATTAATTCTCACATTTTTAAAACATTATTTTAAATAATTATTTTTAACTAATTTAGGAATAATATAAACCTAATGAGATTTATTAATAAGGTTTATTTATCTAAAACTACTTTCCATTATGTAAGAACTATTTCTATTTAATTAACTAAGAAATATTTTATTTTTAATTGAACAATGAAATAAAAATCACTAAAAATTATTTATGGTGAAATTAATGATTATTGCAGTGAGCGGAAAAGGGGGCGTTGGAAAGACGGCATTTACAACATTGTTAATTAAAGCCCTATCTAAAAAAACAAACAGCATTTTGGTTGTTGATGCCGATCCTGACTCGAATCTACCAGAGACGTTGGGAGTTGAAGTTGAGAAGACGGTTGGTGATATTAGAGAAGAGTTAAAAAAATTGGTCGAAAAAGATGAAATTCCCGGTGGAATGACAAAGTTGGATTATTTAAGAAGTAAGATTTTTGAAATTTTGGTTGAGACAAAATATTATGACTTGTTAGTTATGGGAAGACCTGAAGGTAGTGGTTGTTATTGTAGTGTAAACAACTGGCTTAGACAAATTATAGATAACTTATCTAAGGATTATGAGTTTGTTATTATAGATACAGAAGCTGGCTTAGAGCATCTCAGCAGAAGAACAACACAAAATGTTGACGTGATGATTGTTATTACGGATGCTTCAAAGAGGGGCTTAGGAACTGCTAAGAGAATTAAAAAGTTAGCTAATGAGTTAGAGGTTAAGTTTAAAGATATTTATGTTGTTGCAAATAAGGTCAAACCAGAGTATGAAGAGGTAATTGATAACTATGCAAAAGAGCTTGGTTTGAATTTGATTGGGAAGCTTCCTTATAATAAGGAAATAGCTGAGTATGATTTAAAAGGTATACCTTTATGGAATCTACCAGAGGATAATGAGGTCTATAAAAAAGTTGAAGAGATTGCTGAGAAAATAATTAAAAATAAAAAATAAAAATTAAGTGAAAATTTAAAATAATAAAAAAATAAAATAAATAGTTTTATACGATCATTGAATTTGCCATTTTTATTAACTCATCTTTATTTAGCGTTCCGGTTATTACAACCTTAACACCACTGTATTCAAACATCATCATATTTACTGTATTTCTGCTCGTTAGAATTGCCTTAACTCCGTTTTTTAGAGTTATTGTGTTATTGTAATTTTCTGGAATGATCAGTGGAGTTTTACTCTTAACTTCGTAGATATTTACTTCTCCTTTCTTTCCATAGGTTAGCACAACGGTCTCTTCTGTTTTATTATCGGTATTTTGTTTTGTAGCCATGGCATTCTGCAATTCAAGCCCAGCAGTGTATTTTGGAACTAAGATTTTAAAGCTAACGTCTTTTTGAACTTCATCTATATTTTTTGATGTTGTCATGGATCCTGAACCCACGAGCTTTGCTCCCTTAGGAGGGACAAAGTTGAATTTATCATTTGGTATATCTACATTGAATTTAACGTTCTTATATTCAATTGTTAGGCCATTCATCTCTATCTTTAAGGGTTGCCAGTATTCTTCATCAACATACATTGTCATCTTTTCTTCGGGGTTTTCTTTAGAGATTAACTCCAAAACATAACATTTTCTTCCATCATAAGTTTTTTCTCCGACATATGAAACATTAAATTTGTCAAGCATTGATTTTATGAACTTTCCATAATCAGGGTTAAATATATTGCTTGTATCTCCATTTACATCCATTTTTGTGTATTGATTCTTTATTTTATCATACATGTAGTAGGTTTTTCCATTAAAGACCATTAACATTTTATTGTTTTCCATGTAAAATTTATTTGGTTTTTCAAACGCATATTCGTATTGCATTGTCTCTGTCTGCCCCATCATGTTTGTTGTGATTACAACATCTGCTTCCATTGACTTCATTGCATCGTACTTCTCTTGCATTTTCTTTGCGATTTCATCTGCGTTCATCTGTTGTGTGCATCCTGCAAAGAAAATCCCAACTATTAAAAATAAG
This region includes:
- a CDS encoding IGHMBP2 family helicase, whose protein sequence is MNIIDLYVKKFKDLIEIERRCEMDFHKNEIIRLGKKRENVGRAILNLKGKFLGESLGCTLVRFGRKKPFKTEISPGDVVLISREDPLKSDLYANVISVGKNFIDVAFDEDVPKWVYKDRVRIDLYVNDITFKRMKEALREFAKRKNKLIYIILGLERPEKPLREDIKIKFYDDKLNDSQKLAVKRAVLSKDLYLIHGPPGTGKTRTLTEVIVQEVNFNKHKVLATADSNTAADNILEYLVKKYPDLKVVRVGHPTRISKDLIEHSLPYLIENHEKYQEVLSLKERIKQIKEERDKFLKPSPRWRRGMSDEQILKISKKKKSYRGIPKEKIISMAEWITKNKKIQKIIRNLDDLTEKIINEILSEADVVVSTNSMAGSDVLKDWEFDVVVIDEGSQAMEPSCLIPIVKGNKLIMAGDHKQLPPTVLSENKELKKTLFERLIKKYPDFSSILEIQYRMNEKIMEFPNRMFYDNKLKADESVKNITLLDLVKEEEIEETDKSIVNKIPVQFINVEGKERRDKESYSYYNIEEAEQVFDIVKKLLKYRIPISVITPYDAQVRYLRSMFEENNIDVEVNTVDGFQGRENETIVISFVRTEKFGFLKDLRRLNVAITRPKRKLVLIGNENLLKQDKIYNEMIKWAKSVENEKIRLNQ
- the mvk gene encoding mevalonate kinase, with product MIIKTPSKVILFGEHAVVYGYRAVSIAINLMSTVEIVKKEGNMVRLNLLDLNKAQNFDLDSIYNLNPSTYNKFDDFKYCLCAIKNTLNYCKINPNFGFELNISSKIPVSCGLGSSASITIGTIKAISKFYEKELDNENIANIGYLVEKEIQGKASITDTSTITYKGILEIKNNKFKKIKGEFEDFLKNCKFLIVYAEKRKKKTAELVNEVAKIENKDEIFKEIDKVINEALKTNNKEDFGKLMAKNHNLLKKLNISTPKLDRIVDIGNRLGFGAKLTGAGGGGCVIILVNEEKEKELLKELNKEDVKIFECKMVE
- a CDS encoding ATP-binding protein; this translates as MIIAVSGKGGVGKTAFTTLLIKALSKKTNSILVVDADPDSNLPETLGVEVEKTVGDIREELKKLVEKDEIPGGMTKLDYLRSKIFEILVETKYYDLLVMGRPEGSGCYCSVNNWLRQIIDNLSKDYEFVIIDTEAGLEHLSRRTTQNVDVMIVITDASKRGLGTAKRIKKLANELEVKFKDIYVVANKVKPEYEEVIDNYAKELGLNLIGKLPYNKEIAEYDLKGIPLWNLPEDNEVYKKVEEIAEKIIKNKK
- a CDS encoding outer membrane lipoprotein-sorting protein encodes the protein MKYKYIMLCLFLIVGIFFAGCTQQMNADEIAKKMQEKYDAMKSMEADVVITTNMMGQTETMQYEYAFEKPNKFYMENNKMLMVFNGKTYYMYDKIKNQYTKMDVNGDTSNIFNPDYGKFIKSMLDKFNVSYVGEKTYDGRKCYVLELISKENPEEKMTMYVDEEYWQPLKIEMNGLTIEYKNVKFNVDIPNDKFNFVPPKGAKLVGSGSMTTSKNIDEVQKDVSFKILVPKYTAGLELQNAMATKQNTDNKTEETVVLTYGKKGEVNIYEVKSKTPLIIPENYNNTITLKNGVKAILTSRNTVNMMMFEYSGVKVVITGTLNKDELIKMANSMIV
- a CDS encoding radical SAM protein codes for the protein MITLDLSKYRMITDVKCKNNKLLLEINKNYEVVLEIPYQEVEVSPPIIKINTHPRRAENIKIGILNLISYTIANNLKNKITKRRTIYINEPIPLIGHTAFGLIERGRNIIQVRGHCGCNLNCIFCSVDEGEFSKTRKNDYYVDLDYLISEYKKLSEFKENKYLEAHLDGQGEPSLYYPLVDLVQNLVDINKKGNGIVSMQTNGTVLSYKLIDELEEVGLHRINLSINALDEKMAKMLSGRKDYNVEKILDLAEYIKNSKIHLLVAPLLLPNVNDNEFKKVIDFAIDLEQKNPQNILNPLTGKKDPILGCQLCRVYQFGRRPKKMKIWDFERFYNLLRSYELEYAKKGIDVRLITSPKDFGTHKRKRLPYPFKVGEIVKAKVELDGRVKGEVLGVAKNRVIQIINCQNERKLIGKVIKVRILRNKDNIIVAERI
- a CDS encoding pyridoxal phosphate-dependent aminotransferase, which gives rise to MLSKRMLNFDSFEVMDILTIAQKLESEGKHVIHLEIGEPDFNTPKPIIEEGINSLKDGKTHYTDSRGIIELRKKICELYLKKYGADLNPDNVIITGGSSLGLFFALSSIIDDGDEVLIQNPCYPCYKNFIRFLGAKPVFCDFTIESLENAISKKTKAIIINSPSNPLGETVKKEIYEFAYDNIPYIISDEIYNGLVYDGKNYSAVEFDENMEKTILINGFSKLYAMTGWRLGYVISNNEIMNAILKLQQNLFISAPTISQYSALKAFEEETEKIVKKMLNEFNRRRKLVLKYVKNFGWKVNNPIGAYYVFPNIGEDGKEFTYKLLKEKHVALAPGIGFGSNGKNHVRISYANSYENIKEGLERIKEFIE